GACCTGCCTTAACTGTACTGAGATCTAAACACTGAATGATAGTTTCGATTACTGAGAAACAAAACTATGTTAAGATCTGAACAGAAGAGGGAGCCAGAGAGTTTCCTCAATGCAACTGTGAAGTGGGTTTGTGAGCATCAAGACCAGGAAACAAATTtgtcaaatgtaaatttgttctgcagaaaacacacacctgaTGAGTTTGAGCATGGATATGGAAGACATTTGTGAGTATAAATACCTCTTTGATTCCATTGTTTCACAGCCAGgatataaaatatacatgtgGTCTGTTCCATAAAGTGGTTAGTGTTATACTGCTGAGATGATGGACactgtgtgttttccttttcagaAAGAGGTAAGTCTGATTGTATTTTCTGTCTATTCAACACAGCAATGGGTGGACTACGGAAGCGCTGAGCTGCCAAGCCCAATATATATTTGGCTCAGTATCATGTTATTACGTACGGCGACGTAGAGCTGCCAACCATGTAAATATAGTTTGACTCAGTaacatgttataacgtgatattTATTACGTCATAACGTACGGAAGCGCTGAGCTGCCAAGCCCAATATATATTTGGCTCAGTATCATGTTATTACGTGAaaagtttcatgttataacgtgatatttatcatgttataacgtgataattatcacgttatttcatgatgtgaaattatcatgttatttcatgatgcagtattttcatgttataacaagaaattatcatgttataacatgaaaatatcacGTTATTTCGTGATATGcaattatcacgttattctgagataatacattatcacgttattctgagatatgcaattatcacgttattctgagataatacattatcacgttattctgagataatacattatcacgttattctgagataacacattatcacgttattctgagataacacattatcacgttattctgagataatacattatcacgttattctgagataatacattatcacgttattctgagataatacattatcacgttattctgagataatacattatcacgttattctgagataacacattatcacgttattctgagataatacattatcacgttattctgagataatacattatcacgttattctgagataacacattatcacgttattctgagatatgcAACTATCACGTTATTTCATGTTAAGCATTCATCATGTTATTTCATGATATTAGGCCATTCAGCACTCCAACACTTCACAGGTTCAGTCAAGGACCATGGCTCGTCTACATGACTTGATTCAGTTCTATTTCAAGCTTGGTTTAAGACATGGTGACATTCTACAGTTGTTGAACACTGTAGATGGTATTGTTGTCAGTATGCGCACTCTCCGAAGGATTTTGAAAAGCATGGGGTTGTACCGAACAAAGAATGAATCCGACCCGCTTGACGTTGCATCATTTCTCATTAagaaataacatgataatttcacgttataacgtgaaaatACCATATCATGTAATAACATGATGGTTTCCTATCATGAAATAACGTGATATATATCACGTTATGACGTAATaaatatcacgttataacgtgaaacctttcacgttataacatgttACTGAGTCAAACTATATTTACATGGTTGGCAGCTCTACGTCGCCGTAGCATCACAAAGACAATAACAGCAAAACACTATTGAGCAACACACAGTACAGGTTGTGTTTCTTCTGGAGaatttcctctgtcctgtcaAGTTGataacttcagtttttgtaGGCTAGAGACAATACTGCCAGAGACATTTCTAATCTTTACGCACAGGGTCAAGTTTTGAGGCTCACACAAGACAGGTTATGTATGTATTAtaacaaggggggggggggtgatctTGTTGTGGGCAGTggagtttcttcttctttgaatattttcaaataacacattacAAACGTTTAGTTCATGTTACATCACCTTCAGTTATTGGCTGAAGGCAGCTCAGGAACCAAGTACATTTCTCTGCAACTTATTTCAACAGTTCTGTTTTACCACATATTCAACACTCACATCAAGTCAACAATAAATCaagtttataattatttatttcccaacatacattttattaatatttagtgttaaaaatatattgtgtagaggcagatatgtgtgcatcataaGTGAAATGTGAGTTGGGGATGTCGTAtggagttgtttttaccatattgATATTCCCAAAGGAGATCAGGACATCAATACTTACGAGTAGAATTCCAGGAAACCGAATCTTGGCTGGAACATtccaggtcaagttgacctgatttgacacaatgacatgtgacacacacacgccaacAGTAGTATAAAGAGTCTGGAGAGGGCGTgcctcggggctgttttgctgttttaccATTCTGATGTTGATGTGTCATTGACATGTGCAGTATTTGACTGTGTCatcaataaagatcccagtcgGCTGTTCGGCCACTTCTGTTCTCAGTCGCTTACTTTAAAgattactgaagttaagtaatcaAGTAGTTTTCTTACAATTGCTCACTGGCAGGTTTACTTTAACAAACACTGAATTGTTCTGTCTCCTTCATCCTGCAGAGCCTGAAGCATGTACACCTTTGCATTTCCTCATTCATTAAGTCATCACCCCTGTCAGTTTATCACACAACGACTATACCTAAAGATCTAAGGTTGCCCAGTTGTGCATGTCTTCTTTTATAATACTGtgactctgtgtttctgttattttgctCTACATTGTACATTATGTTCATGATAGCTCAGGGTGAATTAATATGCTCATAtttgctttttgtgtgtttcattgaCAGGTAAGATCATTGTTACAGCTGCAGGTAAGACATTTACAAAATCTCTGGATTTAATGTTTAAAGGTTTTTGAACCAGTTAATCTGATCTCAGTTGCTTTGGCACAATGTCAAATGAAAATTGTGAAACTCAAAACACTGCACTTTCTTAAATTCATAGTTCAACATTCTCACAGcacaattaaaatgtttaaaagcaaTACATTTGATTGTCTTGATCTAAATAATACTAAAGGGATGTCATTTTTTTGCAGCAACACAGTAGTTGATCGATTTATTTACTTTTGCCAGATGAGAGCGTGAAGTCCATGTTCTTAAGTAATTGAGGGGAAAATCCCCCATATTTTATACTCTCATTAATAGAATGTGACTTCTGTTGTGCTCTTGTCCAGGTGGGGCCGGTGCTGTGGTCTTGACTCCTACTCTCCTGGCCTCCCTGGGTTTCACCTCAACTGGGATAGCAGCAGGCTCCCTTGCTGCCAAACTAATGGCATATTTTGCAGTTGCTAATGGAGGAGGTGTGGCAGCTGGGGGTCTGGTGGCATTCCTCCAGTCACTGGGTAAATtactattatattttatttatattattcatcTTAATGAAAGTCTATCTTCAGGTATTACAAATACATTGAAAACATTGGGccgacaaaaaaaaaggatatttcCACAGCCTAAACTAATGTCCTATTTATCCTTTCCTTAATTTATCCTTCATTTATTTGCagttttgaacattttattcaattcaAATATTCAATCTTGCTTTTATTGTAGGGGTGGCTCAATCCGATACTCAGGATCGGTATCAGTCCGATATTGGTCAAAATTTCAGGATCgaacattgaaaaaaacaactagcCTATAGCCCGTCCGATCTGATACCTAAGCCCAAATGCTCAACTTAACTTTGCGCGACATGCCGTAAACAGAAACGCAGCTGCTGCAGCGAGTGACAGTGACAGGGAATTCGCCTAGCACTCTTATCATGTCAGTGTGGAATTACTTTGCACGCAAGGAAGAGAAATGTTGCCTGTGTGGTATGCAGAGGAGGCAAaagtactacagatacttgtaaAAACgtatgtgtaaaaaagacgtactgattcaactctccgtactgattcaactctccAGTAAAAGTAGAAAGTTCAATCACTTCCAGTGAtcattcagtttagtttaactgaatgacttagaagtcgccaaattttgacttttgttagtttatataatgcagatttgtaaaatattacttttatgagagTCACAGTCACCGActgtataaacttagcatttgataattgtggtagcagcggtgcagcagatgtaatgaagtccacgcagcacgctggatgcaaactaatattaagcctatagcctattcattataatgtcaaattgagttcttttgccttaataattataaaataatacaccaaaaatggtcggattgggaacccatatatggATAATGTCTCcttgttgcatttagtgttgatTGTTTTACATACATTTCGACCCCAGAGGTTACATGTGAAAGAAGAAACATTCAGTTTGCAGTTTACACTGATTTGAAGTTTAAATAAAGAGCTTATGGCTTGAGGAACATCATGGGCTATTTTATTTCTTCGTTTAGGGGAGCAGAATATTTGTTGCACAGTTTGAACATGGTATTTTTAGATGTCCATATTAAGCAAAGTACATCTATACAAACtatatgtattattaataacttaacagaggagaaaagaaggtatcagattgatatcggtatcggcagATATTCCAAGTTGCGGTATCGGTATTGGACATGACAAAGTTGTATCGAGCCATCCCCTACTATGTACACATGCAGGGCATCACTGCACGGTCCAAACACAGTGAACTGCTCTCCGTATACACCTTTTGTAAATAAAACTTGAACGGATGAACAAAGAGATGATGATCTTGGTATTACTCATATTTATCTCCTGTAGGTGCAGGTGGTTTTTCAGGAGCAGGAAGTGTACTTACGGCCGGCGCTGGAGGAGCTGTAGGATGGCTGATATCAACCATTtgtaatgtaactgtaatcagTGGGGAGTAACTACTTAAATGTAACAGTGTTACATAATTTAAGTGTAACTGTAATCCTTACAATTACTgagtaaaaatatgtaattaaattacaagtACTCATGAAAATGTTGACGATTACAAAGGATGTTACAGCTGAAGGATTCTGTAAAAATCTTAGGCTATATGTTGAATAATATTCATTTTGTTGCTTTGCATGTTTTTGATGTGCACAATACCCTCTTTTGTCATTTCCAGTCAAGGCCATTATTAAAGCCGTTTGATGCTATTCTGATGGTTTTGATTGGCTCTTTGAATTTGCAGCACCCCAAGTCTGCCAATGAAATCAATCCACATTGTTGGTCAAAGCAAAACAACCTGCCTGAGAGTGACTGTCTATGGATAAAAACATCTTCCAGTGCTGGAAacttaaaaagcattttattcaaAAATTAGAAAAGGGCTTGAACATAACAGTGCAATGCTGTTATGTCCACCAGCTGTTAAAATGCTATTGACTTATTTGGAACACACATGGGCTTACATGGTATCACAGTACCAATTAGGTCCATGCCAGACATTTGGTTTTTcccataaaatatctttattctatattccaaaatctacatgaactaaatgatgataatgataaatgatctcccttataaatgaTGTCAGTATCCTTAGATACACTAGTTGAAAGATtagaaatgttatttaaaaagtaataagttacattactttgattaagtaattgaaatagttacattacttgttacattttaaatagggtaactaccACCTCCAACCTCCTCACAGTCCCACACACCAAGCTGTCCACCTTGGGAGGCCGGTCCTTCATTACCACGGCCCCCAAGCTCTGGAATGATCTCCCACGATCCCTCCCTGACTACCCCTCCGTCTCCATTTTCAAGTCCCAGTTAAAAATCTGTAGAGTATTTAGTCTGCTTGCTTCTACTTTCTGTGCCAGTTCTTGTTGTTCCCCAGTAACAGCATCTCagcctttctttcatttcccttGTGAGTCTTTGATTTTTGCCTGCCGTTTCTGTACCTTTGTCTCTGCTGACTGATCATCTGTGTACTAACTTTGGCTTCATTAAAGGACTGTCTTTATGTTACCACCAAGCATGACTCTGTTTTTAAGTCCCAGCTCACGTCAGCCGTTACATTCATGTGTACTGACTACCCTAAAATTAGCCATTCTTTGAAATAACTGTCTTTATGTCTATACCTTTAagtaaatgtaaagatttttacattttgaattgGGTGAAATCCAACATAATTGTTATCTAATATATAATTTAACCAAATGATTCAATCCCTTGTGGACACGAGAGCAAAGCAAGAGCACTGATACTGTAGATTATTACTGTTACCTACAGACAAaaatgaggagaaggagaaggagaaggagaaattatttttgacaataaatataaatcactAATGCACAATATATTTatgacaaacagacacagcCAAATAACACAGGtctcatatttttaaattactcCACAAAATGTACTCGCTGTCTTAAGAGGGCACGCAGCATCTTGAAAGATAGCACACACCCAGGACACCATGACACCATGTGTCTGAGCTGCTGCCCTCTGGCAGGAGATTCAGGGCTTTAAAATCATGTATAAACAGACtgagacagttttttttaacaaggcAATAACAATACTAAATGTAAACATCTAACATGACTCATCTCTATTGCACTTTTATGCACTGctac
This is a stretch of genomic DNA from Scomber japonicus isolate fScoJap1 chromosome 16, fScoJap1.pri, whole genome shotgun sequence. It encodes these proteins:
- the LOC128375628 gene encoding interferon alpha-inducible protein 27-like protein 2A, with the protein product MSLSMDMEDICKIIVTAAGGAGAVVLTPTLLASLGFTSTGIAAGSLAAKLMAYFAVANGGGVAAGGLVAFLQSLGAGGFSGAGSVLTAGAGGAVGWLISTICNVTVISGE